The following proteins are encoded in a genomic region of Neomonachus schauinslandi chromosome 7, ASM220157v2, whole genome shotgun sequence:
- the PPARGC1B gene encoding peroxisome proliferator-activated receptor gamma coactivator 1-beta isoform X2, translating into MAGNDCGALLDEELSSFFLNYLADTQGGGSGEEQLCADFPELDLSQLDASDFDSATCFGELQWCPENSDTEPSQYSPDDSELFQIIDSENEALLAALTKTLDDIPEDDVGLAAFPALDGGDAPSCTSASPATSSAPPSPSPSLERPQAPTPEVDELSLVDGTQDKKAPTMQSQSRSCTELHKHLTSGPSCPQTKARSPDRGLQPPPSLSPQLPAKEEEEAGEDCPSPQPAPASPQDSPAPGRAGPGAQGSQEDMQEIVKLIRYMHTYCLPQRKLPPQAPEPAPQPCGSPSKQVKPRPRSQHPSKGSWAEFSILRELLAQDVLCDVSKPYRLATPVYASLTPRPRPRPPKDSQASPGHPSPVEEVRITASPRSTGPRPSLRPLRLEVKGHAGRSARLQREEEEEEEEEEEEEEEEEEEEWGRKRPGRGLPWTKLGRKLENAVCPVRRSRRLNPELGPWLALSDESLVPAEPQGALPSLRLAPEAYDMAGALGSPTDEDSGQDQQLPRGPQIPALESPCESGCGDTDEDPSCPRLPSRDSPRCLMLALSQSDPPFGRKSFEQNLTVELCGTAGLTPPTTPPYKPTEEDPFKPDIKHSPGEDRAPSLPSLEGLQLGAAPVAAHKLPKKHPERSELLSHLRHGTAQPASQTGQKRPFSCSFGDHDYCQVLKPEGALQRKVLRSWEPSGVHLEDWPQQGAPRAAGQASDREEDRSCDGGAPTKDSMLLRDHEIRASLTKHFGLLETALEDEDLASCKSAEYDTVFEDSNSSSGESSFLLEEDEDEDDEEDDSGLSPPRSDHCPYQRPPSKASRQPCSRSRSSSGSTCCSWSPATRRTFRCESRGPCSDGTPSVRHARKRREKAIGEGRVVYVRNLSSDMSSRELKRRFEVFGEIVECQVLTRSRRGEKYGFITYRCSEHAALSLRNGAALRKRNEPSFQLSYGGLQHLCWPRHTDYDSNSEEALPASVKNKYEAMDFDSLLKEAQQSLH; encoded by the exons ATCATCGACAGCGAGAATGAGGCCCTCCTGGCAGCACTCACCAAGACCCTGGACGACATCCCTGAAGACGACGTGGGTCTGGCTGCCTTCCCGGCCCTGGACGGTGGAGACGCACCATCCTGCACTTCGGCTTCACCTGCCACCTCATctgcaccccccagccccagcccctcgcTGGAAAGGCCCCAGGCCCCGACACCTGAGGTGGACGAGCTCTCCCTG gtGGACGGCACCCAAGACAAGAAGGCCCCCACGATGCAGTCTCAGAGTCGGAGTTGTACAGAGCTGCATAAGCACCTCACTTCGGGGCCATCCTGCCCCCAGACTAAAGCCCGCTCCCCAGACAGGGGCTTGCAGCCACCACCCTCCCTGAGTCCCCAGCTCCCagccaaggaggaggaggaagctggtGAGGACTGCCCGAGCCCCCAGCCGGCTCCAGCCTCGCCCCAGGACTCCCCAGCCCCGGGCAGGGCAGGCCCCGGCGCCCAGGGGTCCCAGGAGGACATGCAGGAGATAGTGAAGCTCATTCGCTACATGCACACCTACTGCCTTCCCCAGAGGAAGCTGCCCCCACAGGCCCCAGagccagccccccagccctgcgGCAGCCCCTCCAAGCAGGTCAAACCCCGGCCCCGGTCCCAACACCCTTCCAAAGGCTCCTGGGCTGAGTTCTCCATCCTGAGGGAACTTCTGGCTCAAGATGTCCTCTGTGATGTCAGCAAACCTTACCGCCTGGCCACACCTGTCTACGCCTCCCTCACACcccggcccaggcccaggccccccAAAGACAGCCAGGCCTCCCCTGGCCACCCGTCCCCCGTGGAGGAGGTGAGGATCACAGCTTCGCCCAGGAGCACCGGGCCCAGACCCAGCCTGCGCCCACTGCGGCTTGAGGTGAAAGGACATGCCGGCCGGTCAGCCAGGCTGCAgcgggaggaggaagaggaggaggaggaagaggaggaggaggaagaggaggaggaggaggaggagtggggccGGAAAAGACCGGGCCGAGGCCTGCCGTGGACCAAGCTGGGGAGGAAGCTGGAGAACGCGGTGTGCCCCGTGCGGCGTTCCAGGAGACTGAACCCGGAGCTGGGTCCCTGGCTGGCATTATCCGATGAGTCTCTGGTCCCTGCGGAGCCCCAAGGAGCTCTGCCCTCGCTGCGCCTGGCTCCCGAGGCCTACGACATGGCGGGGGCACTGGGCAGCCCCACGGATGAGGACAGTGGCCAAGACCAGCAGCTCCCACGGGGACCCCAGATCCCGGCTCTGGAGAGCCCCTGTGAGAGTGGGTGTGGGGACACAGATGAGGACCCCAGCTGCCCACGGCTCCCTTCCAGAG ACTCTCCCAGGTGCCTCATGCTGGCCTTGTCACAAAG tgACCCTCCTTTCGGCAGGAAGAGCTTTGAGCAGAACTTGACGGTGGAGCTCTGTGGCACCGCAG GACTCACCCCACCCACCACACCTCCCTACAAGCCCACAGAGGAGGACCCCTTCAAGCCAGACATCAAACACAGCCCGGGCGAGGACAGagctcccagcctccccagcttGGAGGGCCTCCAGCTCGGGGCCGCCCCCGTGGCTGCCCACAAGCTGCCAAAGAAGCACCCAGAACGGAGCGAGCTCCTGTCCCACCTGCGGCATGGTACAGCCCAGCCAGCCTCCCAGACTGGTCAGAAGCGCCCCTTCTCCTGTTCCTTCGGAGACCATGATTACTGCCAGGTGCTCAAGCCAGAAGGTGCCCTGCAGAGGAAGGTGCTGAGGTCCTGGGAGCCGTCTGGGGTCCACCTTGAGGACTGGCCCCAACAAGGGGCCCCACGGGCTGCGGGGCAGGCCTCCGACAGGGAGGAAGACAGAAGCTGTGACGGTGGTGCCCCCACCAAGGACAGCATGCTCCTGAGAGACCACGAGATCCGCGCCAGCCTCACCAAGCACTTCGGGCTCCTGGAGACCGCCCTGGAGGACGAAGACCTGGCCTCCTGTAAGAGTGCTGAGTATGACACAGTCTTTGAGGACAGCAACAGTAGTAGTGGTGAGAGCAGCTTCCTCCTggaggaggacgaggacgaggacgATGAAGAGGACGACTCAGGGCTCAGCCCCCCTCGCTCTGACCACTGCCCCTACCAGAGACCCCCAAGCAAGGCCAGTCGGCAGCCCTGCTCCCGCAGCCGCTCCAGCTCTGGCTCCACCTGCTGCTCCTGGTCACCAGCCACCCGGAGGACCTTCAG ATGTGAGAGCAGAGGGCCGTGTTCAGACGGAACGCCAAGCGTCCGGCATGCCAGGAAGCGGCGGGAAAAGGCCATT GGCGAAGGCCGTGTGGTGTATGTTCGAAATCTCTCCAGTGACATGAGCTCCCGAGAGCTGAAGCGGCGCTTCGAAGTGTTTGGTGAGATTGTGGAGTGCCAGGTGCTGACGAGAAGCAGGAG AGGCGAGAAGTATGGCTTCATCACCTACCGGTGTTCGGAGCACGCTGCCCTGTCTCTGAGAAATGGCGCTGCCCTGCGGAAACGCAACGAACCCTCCTTCCAGCTGAGCTATGGAGGACTCCAGCACCTCTGCTGGCCCAGACACACTGACTATG aTTCCAATTCAGAAGAGGCCCTTCCTGCGTCAGTGAAAAACAAGTACGAAGCCATGGATTTTGACAGCTTACTGAAGGAGGCCCAGCAGAGCCTGCATTGA
- the PPARGC1B gene encoding peroxisome proliferator-activated receptor gamma coactivator 1-beta isoform X1 has protein sequence MAGNDCGALLDEELSSFFLNYLADTQGGGSGEEQLCADFPELDLSQLDASDFDSATCFGELQWCPENSDTEPSQYSPDDSELFQIIDSENEALLAALTKTLDDIPEDDVGLAAFPALDGGDAPSCTSASPATSSAPPSPSPSLERPQAPTPEVDELSLLQKLLLATSYPTSSSDTQKEGTAWRQAGLRSRNQRPCVKVDGTQDKKAPTMQSQSRSCTELHKHLTSGPSCPQTKARSPDRGLQPPPSLSPQLPAKEEEEAGEDCPSPQPAPASPQDSPAPGRAGPGAQGSQEDMQEIVKLIRYMHTYCLPQRKLPPQAPEPAPQPCGSPSKQVKPRPRSQHPSKGSWAEFSILRELLAQDVLCDVSKPYRLATPVYASLTPRPRPRPPKDSQASPGHPSPVEEVRITASPRSTGPRPSLRPLRLEVKGHAGRSARLQREEEEEEEEEEEEEEEEEEEEWGRKRPGRGLPWTKLGRKLENAVCPVRRSRRLNPELGPWLALSDESLVPAEPQGALPSLRLAPEAYDMAGALGSPTDEDSGQDQQLPRGPQIPALESPCESGCGDTDEDPSCPRLPSRDSPRCLMLALSQSDPPFGRKSFEQNLTVELCGTAGLTPPTTPPYKPTEEDPFKPDIKHSPGEDRAPSLPSLEGLQLGAAPVAAHKLPKKHPERSELLSHLRHGTAQPASQTGQKRPFSCSFGDHDYCQVLKPEGALQRKVLRSWEPSGVHLEDWPQQGAPRAAGQASDREEDRSCDGGAPTKDSMLLRDHEIRASLTKHFGLLETALEDEDLASCKSAEYDTVFEDSNSSSGESSFLLEEDEDEDDEEDDSGLSPPRSDHCPYQRPPSKASRQPCSRSRSSSGSTCCSWSPATRRTFRCESRGPCSDGTPSVRHARKRREKAIGEGRVVYVRNLSSDMSSRELKRRFEVFGEIVECQVLTRSRRGEKYGFITYRCSEHAALSLRNGAALRKRNEPSFQLSYGGLQHLCWPRHTDYDSNSEEALPASVKNKYEAMDFDSLLKEAQQSLH, from the exons ATCATCGACAGCGAGAATGAGGCCCTCCTGGCAGCACTCACCAAGACCCTGGACGACATCCCTGAAGACGACGTGGGTCTGGCTGCCTTCCCGGCCCTGGACGGTGGAGACGCACCATCCTGCACTTCGGCTTCACCTGCCACCTCATctgcaccccccagccccagcccctcgcTGGAAAGGCCCCAGGCCCCGACACCTGAGGTGGACGAGCTCTCCCTG CTGCAGAAACTCCTCCTCGCCACGTCCTACCCGACCTCAAGCTCCGATACCCAGAAGGAAGGGACCGCCTGGCGCCAGGCAGGCCTCAGGTCTAGGAATCAGCGGCCCTGTGTCAAG gtGGACGGCACCCAAGACAAGAAGGCCCCCACGATGCAGTCTCAGAGTCGGAGTTGTACAGAGCTGCATAAGCACCTCACTTCGGGGCCATCCTGCCCCCAGACTAAAGCCCGCTCCCCAGACAGGGGCTTGCAGCCACCACCCTCCCTGAGTCCCCAGCTCCCagccaaggaggaggaggaagctggtGAGGACTGCCCGAGCCCCCAGCCGGCTCCAGCCTCGCCCCAGGACTCCCCAGCCCCGGGCAGGGCAGGCCCCGGCGCCCAGGGGTCCCAGGAGGACATGCAGGAGATAGTGAAGCTCATTCGCTACATGCACACCTACTGCCTTCCCCAGAGGAAGCTGCCCCCACAGGCCCCAGagccagccccccagccctgcgGCAGCCCCTCCAAGCAGGTCAAACCCCGGCCCCGGTCCCAACACCCTTCCAAAGGCTCCTGGGCTGAGTTCTCCATCCTGAGGGAACTTCTGGCTCAAGATGTCCTCTGTGATGTCAGCAAACCTTACCGCCTGGCCACACCTGTCTACGCCTCCCTCACACcccggcccaggcccaggccccccAAAGACAGCCAGGCCTCCCCTGGCCACCCGTCCCCCGTGGAGGAGGTGAGGATCACAGCTTCGCCCAGGAGCACCGGGCCCAGACCCAGCCTGCGCCCACTGCGGCTTGAGGTGAAAGGACATGCCGGCCGGTCAGCCAGGCTGCAgcgggaggaggaagaggaggaggaggaagaggaggaggaggaagaggaggaggaggaggaggagtggggccGGAAAAGACCGGGCCGAGGCCTGCCGTGGACCAAGCTGGGGAGGAAGCTGGAGAACGCGGTGTGCCCCGTGCGGCGTTCCAGGAGACTGAACCCGGAGCTGGGTCCCTGGCTGGCATTATCCGATGAGTCTCTGGTCCCTGCGGAGCCCCAAGGAGCTCTGCCCTCGCTGCGCCTGGCTCCCGAGGCCTACGACATGGCGGGGGCACTGGGCAGCCCCACGGATGAGGACAGTGGCCAAGACCAGCAGCTCCCACGGGGACCCCAGATCCCGGCTCTGGAGAGCCCCTGTGAGAGTGGGTGTGGGGACACAGATGAGGACCCCAGCTGCCCACGGCTCCCTTCCAGAG ACTCTCCCAGGTGCCTCATGCTGGCCTTGTCACAAAG tgACCCTCCTTTCGGCAGGAAGAGCTTTGAGCAGAACTTGACGGTGGAGCTCTGTGGCACCGCAG GACTCACCCCACCCACCACACCTCCCTACAAGCCCACAGAGGAGGACCCCTTCAAGCCAGACATCAAACACAGCCCGGGCGAGGACAGagctcccagcctccccagcttGGAGGGCCTCCAGCTCGGGGCCGCCCCCGTGGCTGCCCACAAGCTGCCAAAGAAGCACCCAGAACGGAGCGAGCTCCTGTCCCACCTGCGGCATGGTACAGCCCAGCCAGCCTCCCAGACTGGTCAGAAGCGCCCCTTCTCCTGTTCCTTCGGAGACCATGATTACTGCCAGGTGCTCAAGCCAGAAGGTGCCCTGCAGAGGAAGGTGCTGAGGTCCTGGGAGCCGTCTGGGGTCCACCTTGAGGACTGGCCCCAACAAGGGGCCCCACGGGCTGCGGGGCAGGCCTCCGACAGGGAGGAAGACAGAAGCTGTGACGGTGGTGCCCCCACCAAGGACAGCATGCTCCTGAGAGACCACGAGATCCGCGCCAGCCTCACCAAGCACTTCGGGCTCCTGGAGACCGCCCTGGAGGACGAAGACCTGGCCTCCTGTAAGAGTGCTGAGTATGACACAGTCTTTGAGGACAGCAACAGTAGTAGTGGTGAGAGCAGCTTCCTCCTggaggaggacgaggacgaggacgATGAAGAGGACGACTCAGGGCTCAGCCCCCCTCGCTCTGACCACTGCCCCTACCAGAGACCCCCAAGCAAGGCCAGTCGGCAGCCCTGCTCCCGCAGCCGCTCCAGCTCTGGCTCCACCTGCTGCTCCTGGTCACCAGCCACCCGGAGGACCTTCAG ATGTGAGAGCAGAGGGCCGTGTTCAGACGGAACGCCAAGCGTCCGGCATGCCAGGAAGCGGCGGGAAAAGGCCATT GGCGAAGGCCGTGTGGTGTATGTTCGAAATCTCTCCAGTGACATGAGCTCCCGAGAGCTGAAGCGGCGCTTCGAAGTGTTTGGTGAGATTGTGGAGTGCCAGGTGCTGACGAGAAGCAGGAG AGGCGAGAAGTATGGCTTCATCACCTACCGGTGTTCGGAGCACGCTGCCCTGTCTCTGAGAAATGGCGCTGCCCTGCGGAAACGCAACGAACCCTCCTTCCAGCTGAGCTATGGAGGACTCCAGCACCTCTGCTGGCCCAGACACACTGACTATG aTTCCAATTCAGAAGAGGCCCTTCCTGCGTCAGTGAAAAACAAGTACGAAGCCATGGATTTTGACAGCTTACTGAAGGAGGCCCAGCAGAGCCTGCATTGA